Below is a window of Fulvitalea axinellae DNA.
CCACGGCGTATTCGGAATACGCTGTCAAAGGTTTTGAATTAGGCGTAGTTGATTATCTCCTTAAGCCCATAGTATTCCCGAGGTTTATGCAAACGGTCAACAAGGTTATCCAGATACTGAAAAATAAAAACGAAGAGAAGGAAACGCCCGAAGCGGGCAATGAAAAGAAATACCCATACGTTTTTTCGAATCCGGAATATATTTCGGTAAAAGCCAATCACCGCCATTACAAAATCCATTACGAGGACATTCTTTATCTGGAAAGCCTAAAGGAGTACGTAGTTTTTCATACCGTAAACGGCGATATCACCGCCTTAGCCTCTCTCAAAAAACTGGAAGACCGATTACCGGAAAACCAATTTGTCCGTACACAC
It encodes the following:
- a CDS encoding LytR/AlgR family response regulator transcription factor produces the protein MDKIKTIVVEDERLLRVLLVEYIEKTPQLELVGNFKNALEALEFLNREQVDLMFLDIQMPHLTGVEFLESLSVKPLTVFTTAYSEYAVKGFELGVVDYLLKPIVFPRFMQTVNKVIQILKNKNEEKETPEAGNEKKYPYVFSNPEYISVKANHRHYKIHYEDILYLESLKEYVVFHTVNGDITALASLKKLEDRLPENQFVRTHKSFVVSIRHIQSLYGNELTVGDHSVPVGASFRSKVLGIFEKGDRC